The sequence below is a genomic window from Fibrobacter succinogenes.
TTCGAAAGCGGCCTGAGCGATCTTCGTGAGCGCCTCGGGGGCGACCTTCAGAATCTTCTTGCCTTCGAATTCGGCGACGGAAACGCCTTCCTTGCCGAGACTTACGTATTCGGTTGTATCTTCACCGTGCTGGACGGTAGCTTCGTATGAATGCCATAGTAGATAATAGGGGTTAAGGATTAGGGGTTAGGAATTAGGCAACAGGAGTTTGGCTTTAGGTTCATACACACGCGGCTATGCCGCCTAACTCACCTAAGACCTACACCTACTACTTAAGACCTTTTTTCGTTACTTCGGCTATAAAGATAAATCATTCAATTGGCATCTGTAAGGCCGAAGATTCGTTCTTTCGTCTAATCTTGCCGTTAAGGCGCTTTCGGCGCAATTTCCAAAGGCGCAATTGGCGGTAGGAAGTTGGAAGTGGTTAGTAAACAGTGGTTAGTGATTAGTGAGAGTCTTCCTCAACCTTGCCATCCCGGAACCGTCCTTCTCGACCAAAGCGTGGGGATCCAGAGCCACTAGTAAAATTTGCGATTTGTCCCCCGAATCCGACCATCCATCCCCCATTTTCACATTTTTTTTGATCTTTTTTACTTTTTTTATGACCAAAATCACATAAGAAGTATTATTTTTGATAACGAACAAAAAACTTTATTTTCTAAGAGGATTGAATAATGAAAAAAATTCTGCTAGCCACGATGATTTCGGCAGCTATGGTTTTTGCAGCTCCGGCAGCAAAGACAGTTAGTAAAGCAGCAACCGCCAAGAAGGCCGTCGCCGCCAAGGTAGAAAAAGCAGCCGAAGCTCCGGCAGCCGCAGAGGCCAAGGCTGCTGAAGCCACAGCCGCTGCACAGACTCAGGCTGCAGAAGCAACAACTGCAGCTCAAGCTCAAGCCGCCGTAGCCACCCAGGCCGCAGAAAACACGGCAGCTGCTGCTCAAGCTCAGGCAACCGCTACTGTTGACGCCGCACAAGCTCAAGCTACAGACGCCGCAACTGCAGCTCAGACTCAGGCAACAGCAGCAGTTCAGACTGTCGAAAACGCAGCTGCAACCGCAGACGCCGCTCAAGCTCAGGCAACTGACGCAGCACAGGCAGCAACCGCTCAAGTTCAGGCTGTAGCAGATTCCGCACAGGCCGCAGCTCCGGCCGCAGCAGAAGAAGCAACCGAAGTTCTCGAAGCTAAGGCAGAAACCGCTCCGGTAGACACCGCCGCTCTCGCCAAGGCCGAAGAAGAAAAGAAAGCCGCCGAAGCAGAAGCAAAGGCCAAGGCTGAAGAAGAACAGAAGAAAGTCGAAAGCGAAACCTCCGGTACCGCAAAGTCCGCCGTCATGGACAATCCGTGGGAATTCATCGCCGTTTCCGCAGCATTCATCGCTTCTGTTCTCGTGATTATCTTCACCGGGGACTAATGCGCATCTAACCGCATGAACGCTGATTTAGAGACCGCCTCATGGCGGTCTTTTTTGTACGCATTTAAAATCCCGCTTATATTACACGCTATGGAACGGGATGAAAATTTTGCAAAATAAGGGAACAGATGGAGAACAAAAAAATTTAAATTTCCTTAGCTATCCTCTTGTAAATAGTTTATTTTCATTTTTCAAGAGGATTGTTTGGGGGCAAAATTCATTTTGCCCATTTTTGTTTTACGCTAAAGGAGACAAAATGAGTATAAAAAAATATCTGCTGGCTTTGTGCGCTACAGTAGGCATAACCGTAGCACAGCAGAATTATCCCACACCATATGATTTGATCAGGCCTGTTTGGCCGTTAACCTGGGACAGCACTATATTCAAGACTAATTTTGCTCCAGGTCCAAAGCGAGTCTCGTTACCAAGCAAAAACACACCGGAATACTACGCCCCAAACGAAATCATTACTCCGGATACATTAAACCAGGCGTACATCGACGCCATGGTAATCCAGATATCCCCCATTCGCGTCAACCAGGCCGGTTACCGCCCACAAGACGCGAAAAAACCGGTGCTATACGTTGGTTCAGCGACAAACTTCGATGTTGTCAATGCAAAAGGCGAAGTCGTTGGCAAAGGAAGCTTCACAGAAACGCTCAAGAACTCCGTTTCGTCATCCTTAACAATCAAGGCATCGAACAACTCCCAAATAGAATATGGTGGCGATAACCGCTACACGGCAACAAAGGCGGGCCCTACAGGAGCACTAAAAAGAGGTTTTCTCCCCGACGGTCTTCCCGAAAACGAAAGACTGCGCATCAAGGTCGGAAACGATTACTCCTCCACATTTATCATCAGCGACAGAGTCTACTCCATGCTTCGCGATGCCGTCATCAAGTTCTACGGGATTAACCGTAGCGGTAATTCGGAATCCTGGTTCCATCCGCCTAGCCATCTGAAAGACGGTTCCCTCGCCAATGTCGATATGACCGGCGGCTGGTACGACTGCGGAGACCATCTTAAAGAAAGCCAAACAATCTCCTATAGCCTAGCACAGCTCGCCATGACGGCCGCCGCCTACGAAGACCGCGACCAGGACAACTACGCATTCAACCAAGGCGAAGCCCAAAATACAGACAACATCCCTGACATGCTCCGAGAAGCGAAATTCGGAGCCGAATACGTCATCAAGGCTTACGATGCAGCCAAGGGCGTTGTTTCGGCAATGCCAGTATCCATTGGCGAAATCGGCAAAGACCACGGATGGTGGGGTTCTCCAGAATACCAGGACAACACACTCCATGATAGAGGTGGTCCGACAGCTCGAATCTTGAGAAGCGATGACAACCCCGGAAGCGATGCAGAACTTGGAAGTACGGCCTCCGGAAACTTTGCCGCAGGCTTGGCCATCGTCTCCAAAATCTGGAATAAATACGATTCCACCTTTGCCAAAAAAAGCTTGACTGTGGCAAAAGCTCTTTATGAGTACGGCAAGTCCAAGAAAAAGCTCACAAATTCACCGGCTTATAGCGGTGGATCCACATACCATGACGAAATGGGCTTTGCGGCTGTATGCCTTTTCTATGCAACCGCAGATAAAACTTATTTGAACGACGCCGTCGAAGAAAAGTCCCTGGCAGGCGGCCAAACCAAGAAAGATTTCGCCAACAGCGACAAAAAAGGCGCAGGCATGTTCAATGGCGGATGGTTCGCGCACAAAGAAGCTTCTTTCTTGAAATCTAATGCCGCATCGGACTGGGCAAGCGTGTTCACGAGCGGTCTTTACGCCTTCTACAAATTGATTTTGGAAACACAAGAAAAAGCTAACGCTTATGGCCTTTCGGACGAGCAAAGAATGATTTACATCGAGGACGTAGCCTTTACCATGGCGGCAAACCTCGCAGGTGTCATGACAGGCGGCTCTGAGAAAATCAATCTCCCCGCCGGTCAAGCCGGCTGGGTCGGCACCTCGATTTCATACGATCCGGTATGGGGATTGACTAGCTCCGTAAAGTCCGACTGGTGGACCAAATACGAAGCCGCCAACATTTTTGAACTTTTGGCGTATTACGACGTAACGAAGGACCTTGAAAACGTCACGATGCCACAAACAGGAACCGTTCAAAATTGGAAATCGGATGAAATTCTCGAGCTTGCCGTTTCGCACATGAACTACTACCTCGGCATGAACCCGTGGGATGTATCCTTGATTTATGGAGTCGGCGACAAGAACCACGCCCACCCGCACCATCGCGGTTCTAACCCCGAAGGTAAAAACGTCGCTGGTGTCATCAGCACATACAAATACCGTCCGCCCGTTGGAGGTTTAGGCCCTGCTCATGCACCAACCGGAGACGATGACCTTACAGTCCATTTTAACGATTACAAGCTCACAGAAAACACATGCATCGACGCCGTATCCAACTTTTTGCCGGCAGCAGTCCTTCTCGCCAAGTCTGAAGACTTGAACAGAGCACCCGCAATATCCGTTGAAATCCGCCATGTCGATATGGATTCTGCAATAGTCTTTGTAAAACTGGACTTGGGCAGCTACGCCTATATCACTTACGACACAACGGAAACTTTAAAGAATCCGATAACAGCAAGTTCCGAAACAGCGACCAACCAGCACCAAATTATACTGCGCGATCTCAAGCCAGGAACAACTTACTACTTCTACGCCACAGCTAAGAACCCACGAAGCGGAAACACATCGAAAAAATGGCTAGTCGACAGCACCTCGACTCCGTTCACATTTACAACGCTTAGTACGGTTGAAAATGCAAACATTCAAAACGTTACCGTTTGTAATGTTACCGCAGACACCGCCGAAATCATGTGGTACACGCCAAACGGCGCATATGACTCGAAAGTTTACTGGGATACAGTTCCTCATTCAAACTTAAATGAATACGCATTCAACACAGGTAATGGCAACGCCGATATTTCCGGCATTCCGACGCAATTCCACTACGTGAAAATCGGCGGACTCAAGGAAAGGACCACCTACTACTACGCTGTAGAAAGCAATGGCGTTTTTACAAACGTCAACGATAAGAACGAGCCGTTAAAGTTTAAGACTCCTGTAACGCAATACAAGTTTGAAGTCCGAATGTCCCAATATGTATGGGACCCGATGCCGGCCCTCGAAATCAATATTATCAACAACGAAGAACGTCCGTTCGACAGCTTGACATTGCGCCTCTACATGCGCGCCACCGACGACATCTATTACGACGTCGGCATTAGACGCGATATCTGCCAGGCATACAACGAAGCCGCCTACAACGACACGTGCTCCGCAGCAACACAAAAAGAACTGGATGGACTGTTCCGCAAGACATTCCCTCAAAAAATTGAAGACACCTACGACCCGACCGATGGCACATGGCAATGGTACTTCCCCATCCCGCTTGGTTCAACCATCATCAAATCTACGAGTAGGCTCAGAATTGACGTCATGTTCGACAGAAGAAGCGAATGGGAACCACACCTAGATTTGATGAACGACACGCCCAAAAAGAAATTCTACTGCAACGACGGAAGCTCGTGGACATCCCAAGCAAAAGACAAGTTGCCTCAAAATCCTGGTGACTGGAGCTGGATGCCGCACTCGAAGGAAAACGGCGATTACGCTGATTTCGAAGGAATCCCCTGCCTTCCCAAGAACTTTGGCGATGATGACCTAGCCCCCATCAACCCTTACGTGTCCATTTACCGCAAAGATGAATTCGTATGGGGGTACAGCCCATCCAAAAAGGAAATGGAGACGAAGAAAGCTAAATACGAATTGACCGTATCCTTGGATCCTCCTTTCAATGTTTCGAATGGAAGCCATATCGATATAGACCAAAATAACAGCACCGTTCATGTCACAGGTAAGGCCCTTGTAACAGAAAACGGATACATCACCAAAATTTGGGCAAATGGAGCCAAAGTCAGCGGCTCGATGCTATCCCAAGGTCTCGACAGATGGCTTTTGGATTCGTCCAATACGAAAACTATCGCAAAATTCAACTTTGAGACAGGCTTATGGGATTTAGATATACCTGTCAAGATGAACATTGGATCCAAGAAAGTGGATATCACTGTATTCGCAGGCCCAGATCCAACTTGCGACGCTTGCACAGAAAATGGCGGTTGCGCTTTTGAGAACAGAAACTATTACATCAACTTCTCCAAAGGAGACGCCACTGCGTCCCAGCTTGTCATCAAGGATGCACAAGGAAACTCAATCGTAAGCCCCGCGAACCCAGAAGGCACAATATTCTACATCGACTTGTTGGACAAAGACAAGATCAAGAGCAAGGCAAGCTCTGTTGATATCTTGGTTATCAACAACAAGAAAAATGATCGACTCAAAGTAACCTTGACCGCAGACCCGAATAACCCCGGTCACTTTGTCGGCGGGCCGATTACCGCAGTGAACCACAGCAAGGAATCCAGGAACCAGACTTCTGAAATTTCGTTCTTTGCAGGCGATACAATCCAAGTCGTCTACACCGACCCTGACGACGAAGACGATATCTCGAAGCAAACGTTCTTTGCAGAAACCAAGATTCCGTCGCCGCAGATAGCACTCGCCGAAGACACTAACTGCGACAACAAGGCCGATCAGCTAAAGATTACATTCACAAATAAATTCACTGAAGAATATACGCTAGAAAGTATCAGCTACTTTATCGAAGGCATGACCGATTCCGTCAAAGTTCCGCTTGTTGCCTCCCAATATGCAAACCAAAACGAAATCATCATCCCGATTGACACAAGCCTTGTTCCAAAAAATCCAAATCCATCCGGAAAGATTACAGTCCGCATTACCGATCACGGTACAACAAATGCTGAAACCGCAAAAATTACGGACGGTATTTTCCCGACTCTCGAAAGCGTTTCGATTCTCGAAAAAGCTGACGACGACAACAGCGGTCTCGACACGATCATGATAGCATTCTCAGAGCCGGTGATATTCTCATCCGAAAGTGAATGGCCGCTTACCATCGCTGGAGCCACAGGAGTTCCGACCGTCATCGGAAAAGGAACGACCACCAATAACGGCAAGAGCTGGACCTTTATCATCAGCGGCAATACAGGCAATTCGCTTGTTCCGGTTGGCGCTATGGCAAGTGTAAGAACAACTGGCGGATTCACAATTACCGACCAGAACTTTAACCCGATAAACAACAGTTGTAAGCCCTCTGTTCCAATAACGCTTATCTCTCGCCCTGTTCCAATCTACCATGCAGACATGATCGATTTGCAAGGCGACGGTATCCCCGATGTAGTCTTTATGATGTTCGAGAAAAAGCTCAAACCCAAAGATGTTTTCGACAGCATTGTTGTAAACTGGGGCAACCCGGGCATCACCCGCAGCTTCATTACCACAGCCGATACAACCGGCGGCACAATCGTCCCGAAGGAATCTTACTGGACCATCCGCGACTCTGTTTCGGCTCCTTTCAAAGTCATGATTGACTCCATCCATTCAAAGGATTCCGTCAACACGTATAGCATTGTCGAAATCAACATTCCAACGACACACGCCTATCCGTACGGTTCCACAAGCGGTGAAAACGACGGTAACGGAACGGTATCCCCGATGAAGGGTGTCGCAAACGGATTCTTCGAAACAACCTACACGCTGTACGACAAGTGCGCGCCTGTCATTGCATCCGCACGCATGATCAAGGAAAACGTGCTCACCGTCAATATGTCCGAAAACCTCAACATGATTGAAACGGGCAAGTACATCCAGCGCGAACGTGATGAATACATTCCGCTCGAAAGGCCGCAGGGTACAGGCAAGTCGCAGCTCTTTACCTATAACGAAAAGGACAACGTCTTCCATGCCGGCGACCGCGTACGCCTCGTTCCAGAGGTTCTCGGAGGAGCCTACATCGACAAGAACAACAACGCCCCGACAACAGCAAACCCCTATGTGCGTATCACGGGTGACGACAACATCCGCTTTACGGTAACGCTCACAAAGCCTGTTGCCACACCGAAGGCCGGTGCATACATGGGCCGTCCGGAAAGCACCATGAACGACGCATTCGTTACATCGGCAATCATCAACGGTAAGCGCAACTTTATCAGCTCAAACGGAACGCTCCTCGGTCAAGTGGATACAGCCACATACGTTAGCTCCGGCCCGAATTTCGAGATCGAGGTCATGATGCCATCTGCAGGCTTCCTCACCCACGATGCCATACCGATGTATGATTTCCACCTGAAGATTGTCACCGACCTCTACGACAACCTTGGGCAATACGTGAACACCTACAAGCTGGATATCCCGAAAGAAAACTTCGCGACAATCAGAAACCTGACCGATAACGGCACCCTAAAACTCAACGTGGAATGGGCCGCGAAGGACAACGAAGCGCCGGTCGCCAAGAAGGGCAACAAGATTGGAACCGGAGCCTATATCGCAAAGTTTGACTTTACTGCAGAGCCCTTCTGCGCCACGACATTCGATTCAAAGAGCAACGACTACAAGGCTACATGCTCAGTAATCGGAGAAAAGGCCGGAAGAGTAACAGACAGCAAGACAAAGACTCTCGGGTTTAAGAGAAAGAAATAAGAACGATGAAGCCGCCAGGATTTAACCATTCTGGCGGCTTTTTATTTGTAAACTTACAGTTACAAAAATCCCTGTAAATACTAATAAATCATATCATTTTACTACAAATATCCTTAAAAAATCTCCGTATAATACACTAAAGAAAAAACGTTTAATTTCAGGGTAAAATTTGAGAACAAAAAAGCTTTTATCCCAAAACATTTTTACATAAATAATCTATTTTATCTTTTGATAGATTATAGTCAGAGGGCAAAACACGTTTTTGCCCGCTTTTTTGGTTATACAAAGGAGACAATGTGAGTATTAAGAAGTATCTGTTAGCACTATGTGCAGCAGCCTCTGTAATGGCTGAAGATCCTACTCCTTATGAATTGATTCGACCAGTGTTCCCATTGACATGGGATACGACAGTGTTCAAAGATTTTGACACCTCGGTCACAAGAAAAAAGAACATGCTGCCCAAGAATCTGACTCCGGCAGCATACGCTCCAAATGCTCTAATTCCAGACACTTTGAATCAAGCCTATCTGGACGCCATGAACGTCAAGATTTCCCCAATCCGCGTAAACCAGGCCGGATATTTGGAAGACGATCCTGAACGCCAGTTTTACTATATAGGCAATGCCCAAACTTTCGAAGTTACAGATATCAACGGAGTTCCTTTAGTTCCGCCAATAACAGGTTCACTGATTTCCTTAAACCAAAAAGTTTCCTCTACATGGTTAATCAACGCCGGAACCAATGCCGCCACCAATGACCAGAAGCGTTATTCTGTAAAGACAACGGGTCCAACGGGTGATTTGAAATACGGTCATATTCCTCACAGCGTACCTCTAGACACTCGTTTACGCATTAAAGTTGGCAATGATATTTCCAGCACTTTTATCGTAAGTGACAAACTCTATTCCATGGTGAAAGACGCCGCCCTCAAGTTCTACGGCATCAACCGTAGCGGTATTGCAGAATCCTGGTTCCGCAATGGCGCTTCAAGCCACGCCCTAGATGGAGCAGGTCCAGTTACTGAAGGCCCTCAAGATATTCGCGGACCTTACAACGCCGCCCTTGCAGGAACGCTTCAAGGTGGTTATTATGACTGTGGGGACCACCTGAAGGAATCCCACACCCAAATGTACGCATTCATGGTCATGGCATTGATGGCCGCGACTAATCCAAATGCAGACGAAGATAATTACGCATTCAACCAAAGCATTACAAGCGTTAAAGACGGCATTCCGGACATGATGCGCGAAGCAAAGCACGGCGCAGACTTTGTGCTCAGGTCATTCATTCGAGCTAAAGGCGTTGTCGATGACATGGCTCTCTCTGTAGGTAACTTCGGTTCAGACCACGGCTGGTGGGGCCCTCCCGAAAACCAAGATGGTCTCCCCATTGGCAATACCGCAGAAGCAACAGACCGTGGTGGCCCAGGAACCAGAACCGTCCGTCTTGGTGAAATTGGAGCCAATGTCGGTGGCGAAACAGTGGCAGGTCTTGCACTCGTTGGCAAATTGTATGCCCAATATCCAGAGTATAAGGATTTTGCAGATAGCTGCTTAATGGTTGCCGAAAAGATGTACGATTTTGCAAAAGCCCTTGTACAGGGAAAAACTACATATGATGGCGGCAAAAGAGTTGTACACCATACAAACGACACCACGGGCGCCCCGATGGCATTAGCAAAACAGTCCCCGGCCTACCATGGAAATAACGAATTTGTCGATGACATGGCATTAGCTTCTGTAGCTTTGCTTTATGCTACGGGTAAAAAGCTATACGCCGATGACGCACTCCGTACTAAGAATCTTTTCCGAGAACAAGAATATGCAACAGGTCCTGCATTCTTTGAAGGAGGCTGGTTTGTCACTCACAATAAGGGATTCTTTAAAGATGTAAAGAATACAGGTTGGGCAAACTCTTACTCTTATGCTCTTTATGCTTTATATAAACTGATTCTCGCAGACAAAGATACAGCTATAAACAAATTCGGCTTGACCGAAAATGAATGGTTAAGCGCCGTTGAACATTGTGTTGCCAATATGATTGCAAACTTGGGCGATTTGGGCAAATACGAAGGTCTTCCCGAGACATTTGTCTTCCCGACGGTTCCAAACATATGGAAACAAAGCCAGGTTACTTACGACAGAATCTGGTACACAATGATGACCGACCAAACCTGGATTTACAACCGATACCGCGCCGGCGACATCTTTGAAGTTTTGGCATATGCGGACGTAGCCAAAGATATCGAAAGCAAAAATATTTCTTTGCCGACCATGGGAACCCCCAACTGGAAAGCCGCCGAAGCAAAACAATTGGGCATCAACCAGTTGAACTACTTGCTAGGCGTGAACCCCTGGGATATTTCGTTTATCATGGGCATTGGCGATAAGAACGATGCACACCCGCATCATCGTGGCGCAAACCCCGAAGGCACTAACGTTCCAGGCGGAAAAACTAAGTACTATTACAGACCACCCGTTGGAGGTCTTTATGGCGCAGTACCACCACTTGGTGGCGATGACGGCGATGGAACCATGGGTAAAAAAGGCGTTCTCAGTTGGGAATACTACCAAATGTCCGAAATCTGTATTGATGCAGCGGCAACGCTTGTAAGTACAGTAACTTTGGCCTCCAAGCAAATCGATAAGACTCTAGCCCCCGACATGAACGTTGAAATTCGCCATGTCAGCATGGACTCCGCTCTCATAACTGTTAATCTTACTCAGCGCGGTACAGTCACTATCAATTATGGCACAACTGAAGGCCAGTACAATCTTACAGCCTCCAGCGAAGGATCAGCTGTTAAGCATGACATTGTCCTCCATGACTTGAATCCCGGTACAGCCTACTACTTCTACGTCACAGGAGCAAACGCCTACAACCCAGCAAATACAAAGACCAAGTATCTCGTCGATAGCACTCAGACACCATTCACGTTCACGACTCTCAGCACTGTCGAAAACGCAAACATCGTAAACGTCACCGTCTGCAATGTTGATGCGGATAGCGCCGAAATCATGTGGTACACCCCGAACGGCGAATATGAATCCAAGATTTATTGGGACACCAAGCCGCACTCCAATGCCAATGAATTTGCATTCAATTCCGGTGCCGGAAACGCAGACGTTTCAGGCATTCCTACGCAATTCCACTATGTAAAGATTGGCGGGCTCAAGGAAAAGACAACCTATTATTTCATGGTCGAAAGCAACGGCGCCCAATCTACAGTTGATGACAAAGGCAACTTGCTCAAGTTCACGACTCCGGTCACATGGTACGACTTCAGCGTAAAGACATACCAATATCCTTGGCAAGGGGATATGGCCATGGTCAACATCAATATTTTCAACAATGAATCACGTGCTTTTGACAGCTTGACGATTAGACTTTACATGCGTGGCACCGATGAAATTGAACACGACATCGGTATGGGCACAGACATTTGTAACGCCTACTCATCAGCCGGTTTCAGCGGGGATTGCTCAAAAGCAACGAAGGATGAATTGGAAAGAGGTCTCCGCGATGCA
It includes:
- a CDS encoding glycoside hydrolase family 9 protein; the encoded protein is MSIKKYLLALCATVGITVAQQNYPTPYDLIRPVWPLTWDSTIFKTNFAPGPKRVSLPSKNTPEYYAPNEIITPDTLNQAYIDAMVIQISPIRVNQAGYRPQDAKKPVLYVGSATNFDVVNAKGEVVGKGSFTETLKNSVSSSLTIKASNNSQIEYGGDNRYTATKAGPTGALKRGFLPDGLPENERLRIKVGNDYSSTFIISDRVYSMLRDAVIKFYGINRSGNSESWFHPPSHLKDGSLANVDMTGGWYDCGDHLKESQTISYSLAQLAMTAAAYEDRDQDNYAFNQGEAQNTDNIPDMLREAKFGAEYVIKAYDAAKGVVSAMPVSIGEIGKDHGWWGSPEYQDNTLHDRGGPTARILRSDDNPGSDAELGSTASGNFAAGLAIVSKIWNKYDSTFAKKSLTVAKALYEYGKSKKKLTNSPAYSGGSTYHDEMGFAAVCLFYATADKTYLNDAVEEKSLAGGQTKKDFANSDKKGAGMFNGGWFAHKEASFLKSNAASDWASVFTSGLYAFYKLILETQEKANAYGLSDEQRMIYIEDVAFTMAANLAGVMTGGSEKINLPAGQAGWVGTSISYDPVWGLTSSVKSDWWTKYEAANIFELLAYYDVTKDLENVTMPQTGTVQNWKSDEILELAVSHMNYYLGMNPWDVSLIYGVGDKNHAHPHHRGSNPEGKNVAGVISTYKYRPPVGGLGPAHAPTGDDDLTVHFNDYKLTENTCIDAVSNFLPAAVLLAKSEDLNRAPAISVEIRHVDMDSAIVFVKLDLGSYAYITYDTTETLKNPITASSETATNQHQIILRDLKPGTTYYFYATAKNPRSGNTSKKWLVDSTSTPFTFTTLSTVENANIQNVTVCNVTADTAEIMWYTPNGAYDSKVYWDTVPHSNLNEYAFNTGNGNADISGIPTQFHYVKIGGLKERTTYYYAVESNGVFTNVNDKNEPLKFKTPVTQYKFEVRMSQYVWDPMPALEINIINNEERPFDSLTLRLYMRATDDIYYDVGIRRDICQAYNEAAYNDTCSAATQKELDGLFRKTFPQKIEDTYDPTDGTWQWYFPIPLGSTIIKSTSRLRIDVMFDRRSEWEPHLDLMNDTPKKKFYCNDGSSWTSQAKDKLPQNPGDWSWMPHSKENGDYADFEGIPCLPKNFGDDDLAPINPYVSIYRKDEFVWGYSPSKKEMETKKAKYELTVSLDPPFNVSNGSHIDIDQNNSTVHVTGKALVTENGYITKIWANGAKVSGSMLSQGLDRWLLDSSNTKTIAKFNFETGLWDLDIPVKMNIGSKKVDITVFAGPDPTCDACTENGGCAFENRNYYINFSKGDATASQLVIKDAQGNSIVSPANPEGTIFYIDLLDKDKIKSKASSVDILVINNKKNDRLKVTLTADPNNPGHFVGGPITAVNHSKESRNQTSEISFFAGDTIQVVYTDPDDEDDISKQTFFAETKIPSPQIALAEDTNCDNKADQLKITFTNKFTEEYTLESISYFIEGMTDSVKVPLVASQYANQNEIIIPIDTSLVPKNPNPSGKITVRITDHGTTNAETAKITDGIFPTLESVSILEKADDDNSGLDTIMIAFSEPVIFSSESEWPLTIAGATGVPTVIGKGTTTNNGKSWTFIISGNTGNSLVPVGAMASVRTTGGFTITDQNFNPINNSCKPSVPITLISRPVPIYHADMIDLQGDGIPDVVFMMFEKKLKPKDVFDSIVVNWGNPGITRSFITTADTTGGTIVPKESYWTIRDSVSAPFKVMIDSIHSKDSVNTYSIVEINIPTTHAYPYGSTSGENDGNGTVSPMKGVANGFFETTYTLYDKCAPVIASARMIKENVLTVNMSENLNMIETGKYIQRERDEYIPLERPQGTGKSQLFTYNEKDNVFHAGDRVRLVPEVLGGAYIDKNNNAPTTANPYVRITGDDNIRFTVTLTKPVATPKAGAYMGRPESTMNDAFVTSAIINGKRNFISSNGTLLGQVDTATYVSSGPNFEIEVMMPSAGFLTHDAIPMYDFHLKIVTDLYDNLGQYVNTYKLDIPKENFATIRNLTDNGTLKLNVEWAAKDNEAPVAKKGNKIGTGAYIAKFDFTAEPFCATTFDSKSNDYKATCSVIGEKAGRVTDSKTKTLGFKRKK